The Bacillota bacterium DNA window ACTTCGTCACAAAGAGAAGCTATAAGAACACAGTTTTCATATAATCATATAAGCCGAGTCATCCATCATTTTTGTTAGGAGGGGAGTCAGATGGATCAACGGCTGCGAGAATGTGTGGGTGAGGGACCGGCTCCCTTCGACGAGGAACAACACCAGGAGACTGCTATTTATACGGCCGATAGATTATCGGTTTATATCTGCCAACATGGTGTTGACTTCACCAGCGGCGCTATTTCACACAGTAATTATGAATTCTTCCTGCCCCTTGGCAAGACTATACCACTACTGAAAGTAGAAATGCAGAAGCGACCTGCTCAATACCAACATCTATTCCCTTTTAATCCGGAACAGCCCCATGGCTTGGCCCGGGCAGAGCCCGGTCTGTACTTCTTAGATATTATGGTGGACAAAGACTACTTCGATGAGATTTGCACCTTGATTTACGGCAAATCTGAAGTCTGTTTCTACAGCGAGAATAACCTGTGGACTCATCATCTAGACCACTTGGTCGAGTCGTTTGCCAAAGAGAGCCTGGACCATCAGGCCGGCCAAGCTTTTATGCTGGATTGTCTGGGCAATCAGATTTTGGTCGAGCTACTGCGAAGCGTCAGAAACAATATGCCCCTTGTGGTCGGTAACCACCCTTGCCCAGCGAAGCCAAACATCAAGCGGGCCATAGAATTCTTGCGCGAGCATTTCAACCTGGAATTCTGCCTTGAAGATGTAGCCAAAGTGGCTAACCTAAGCTCTTATCATTTTATTAGGATGTTTAGGGCTCAGACAGGCAAGACTCCGTATCAGTTTGTAAGAGACATCAAGATCGAAAAGGCCTGCTCCCTGCTCCGGTTCACCGATCTACCTATCACCGAAGTCTGCTTTCTCTCTGGGTTTAACGATCCTAGCCACTTTGCCAGCGCTTTCCGGAAAAAGATGGGGGCGTCGCCCACCTGTTATCGTCGTTCTTTTCGGGCATAGAAAAGAATCAAATAACCGGCCGGTGGACAACAAGAAGTAAGGGGCATCGCTGACACGATGCCCCTTACTTCTGTTATAAGTTCTTCACCTGGTATTAGCCGCTTATATTCTATCAGCATATTTGATGAACAGTTCCGGCCGGCTGTTTATACCCAGTTTGCCATAAATGTTTTTGTTATGGGCCTTGACAGTATTGAGCTTGATTTCCAGCATAGCTGCAATCTGAGGGGAAGAATAGCCTGCCAGCAACAGTTGGGCAATTTCCTGCTCGCGCCTAGTCAAGAGATTAACCGGGGTCTTTACGGCTGTACTTCTTACTTCGGGCAGCCCTGGTTGCACCCGGTCGCTAACTAGAGTCGGCTTTTTGTCCTGGGCGGTGTCAACTGTAAGCTCACTTTGCACCCGGTTAATAATTGGCAAGAAAACAAGGAAGCCGGAAATCAGCAGCAACGAGGCAGCAGCCACTGAAACGTAAAATGGGGTTGCCGTTTGCTTAACCAGAAACGAACCGGCCACAGTAACCGCCCCGCTGCCAACAGCGAATGCAACCAAGAACGCTCTCAGCACCCAGGTTTGTTTGTACTTGTTACAGATAGAAGCAGCCATCAGCCATTCAAAAATGGTGCCCATTTCAGCATAGCCGAGAAAGACTGCTCCCAACTCAAAGGCATCGAGGCCGACGCTTTTGGCTCCCACAGTAAGCACAAAGCCGGATAGAATGGCAAACAAATAAATATATATTACGTCCATAATCTTAAGTCTCCATTTAATCAGTAACAAATAGGCGGTGATAGCTGCTAGAAACTGTCCGGCATAAAAGAAAGGGTAACTGCTGGACTCAACCACTGATTGGTATTGAAGCACGGTGACGGCAATACCGTTAAACAACTGCACGCTGCCCACCACCAGCAAGGCCCCTAAGAGCCCTAAGCTGGGAAAACATCTGCCGCCGGTTTTCGGGGTCAAATCCACCGCCCGGTGGCCCAGGCCAATAGTAATAAACCCGATTGCTGCCAGCAGGGCCATGGATAAAGCGTAATAAATCGGTCCTCTTATGACTGGCAAGCCCAGGGCTGTATACAGGGACAATAACGCACCGGCCGCAATCATGGCAATTACTGTAATCACTTTTTCTTCCGGTGCCAAGATGTAGACGAAACTGTAAATGATGCCTAAGGAAAACAAAGCCGAGAATACTGCCAGGGCACCCGTGGCTACCATTGTTATTGTGGGCAAGGCACTGCTGGCAGAGAGTATCGTCCCCACGGCAGTTCCAATTACGCCGATCCGGCTGGCAACGGCAAAATCATCCGCTCGACAAAAGTAAGAGAAAATGATCAGACACAACGAATACAACCAAGTAAACACATTCTGCAGTCTAAGTTCAAGCCCCTCACCGACAGACAGCAGCCCCATCTCCGGCCCGTACCAGACAAACAACGCTAACCACACCACACCAAGAACAATAAAAAGCTGATACCTAGCGGAGCCCTTCTTCCATTTGAATAATCTCGTTCTCATCATGGTTTCTCTCCACCTAAAAAATTGTACTTAAACAGAGCCACCCAAAATTATTGCTGTTTCTTCTTTGTCTATCATTCCCTGCCTTTTACGAAATCCTCGATCAGTTAGATTTGGGTCATAACACAAACACACAAAACTGCTTTGGTTTTTCCTTGTTTCTGTCTTTATCATGACCGAAATAGCTCCGGCTGTAATCACCCTAGGGGTGATAGTCAAGCTCAAAAAGGGGTGATTTAAGGGGTGATTTTACCAAAAACGCTTGTTTGGTCCTAAGAAGGGGTAATTTAAAAAAATAGCAAGGTGCCAGGCGTCCGGTAGTTTTCACCAGGCGTCTGGCACCTTTGTGGCAGTTAGTATAATTAGTTTACACCTGACCCCGATGGCAGGCGGCCCAGTGGCTGTCGGCAACCGGGGCTAGGCTCGGTGGCTGCAGTTGACAGATTTTGCCCACCTGGGCAAAGCAACGGGGATGAAAACTGCACCCAGGCGGTGGATTCAACGGTGAGGGCACCGAACCGCCTAGGAGAATCCGCTTCTGATCGGGATCGCGCTTGATCTGAGGCATGCTGCTCAGGAGGGCTTTGGTATAAGGGTGGGCCGGATGGTTAAATACATCTTCGGTGTTTCCCAGCTCCACGATCTTGCCCAGGTACATCACCGCTACTCGGTCACACAGGTAGCGGACCACGGACAGATCATGGCTGATAAACAAATAGGTTAGCTGGTGCCGTATTTGAAGGTGTTGAAGTAAGTTTAAAATCTGAGCCTGCACCGATACGTCCAAGGCCGATACCGGCTCGTCGCAAACGATAAACGACGGTTGCATGGCCAAGGCCCGGGCAATGGAGACTCGCTGCCGCTGACCGCCGCTGAATTGGTGGGGATAACGGTCCAGTTGGTGCTCATTCAGTCCCACTTGCTCCAACAGCCGCTTAACGGCTTCTTCTAACTCCTTCGGGTTGTGCTTGGCCCGGGCTTGAAGCGGTTGGGAGAGGATTTCACGCACTGTTTTGCGGGGATTAAGCGAGGCATAGGGATTTTGAAACACCATTTGCACCTGCCGATAAAAAGCCAAGGCATTCTTTCGTTTGAGTTCCCCTACATCCTGGCCGTCAAAGGTCACGCTCCCGGCGGTAGGTTCGTACAGCCCCACTAAGGTACGGCCCAGGGTGGTTTTGCCACAGCCGCTTTCTCCCACTAAGCCTAAGGTCTCTTGCCAATGAATATCAAAATCAACCCCGTCCACGGCCCGAACCAGTTGATCCTGGGCCCCGGCCACTAACTTAGCCATTAGCGACCGGCGAACTGGGAAGTGCATCTTCAGTCCTTTTACAGCTACTAAGATCTGGGTCACCG harbors:
- a CDS encoding helix-turn-helix transcriptional regulator, coding for MDQRLRECVGEGPAPFDEEQHQETAIYTADRLSVYICQHGVDFTSGAISHSNYEFFLPLGKTIPLLKVEMQKRPAQYQHLFPFNPEQPHGLARAEPGLYFLDIMVDKDYFDEICTLIYGKSEVCFYSENNLWTHHLDHLVESFAKESLDHQAGQAFMLDCLGNQILVELLRSVRNNMPLVVGNHPCPAKPNIKRAIEFLREHFNLEFCLEDVAKVANLSSYHFIRMFRAQTGKTPYQFVRDIKIEKACSLLRFTDLPITEVCFLSGFNDPSHFASAFRKKMGASPTCYRRSFRA
- a CDS encoding ABC transporter ATP-binding protein, producing MHFPVRRSLMAKLVAGAQDQLVRAVDGVDFDIHWQETLGLVGESGCGKTTLGRTLVGLYEPTAGSVTFDGQDVGELKRKNALAFYRQVQMVFQNPYASLNPRKTVREILSQPLQARAKHNPKELEEAVKRLLEQVGLNEHQLDRYPHQFSGGQRQRVSIARALAMQPSFIVCDEPVSALDVSVQAQILNLLQHLQIRHQLTYLFISHDLSVVRYLCDRVAVMYLGKIVELGNTEDVFNHPAHPYTKALLSSMPQIKRDPDQKRILLGGSVPSPLNPPPGCSFHPRCFAQVGKICQLQPPSLAPVADSHWAACHRGQV